A window of Pangasianodon hypophthalmus isolate fPanHyp1 chromosome 29, fPanHyp1.pri, whole genome shotgun sequence genomic DNA:
ttttttataaacctgAGCTATTATCCTTTTATGGataatattttttgtgtgttggaGACTGGAATCAAAACCATTGAGGGCAAATAAAGACACCAGTCTGTGCTGTGCTGATCTTTACAGCTTCTATGATCACCACAGCCTCCGGTGTTAGCGGGACAtgatgaccctgaccaggataaagtgcttactcatgatgaatgaattcattttcCTTGTGATTAATTATGTACCGTTTTTGGTTGTTTAAACCTTTTCAGTATGTAGGTACAAGCTAATTCAATTACAGCTTGTTGTGAGGAGCTAATTTAATTTAGTGTCAAAACAGTAACAGGCCAAGCATAATCCAAGTGGTGACTATCAGGATTGTTGTGATTTTCACTCGGTCAGAATCGCAGAGACTGAAAATCAGCCtgataagccccgcccactttacaTCAACCTTGGAGAAATTGTAGCAAGGTTCACGTAGACCAGGGGTGTCGACCGTACATCCTGATAAGTTCTAATCCCACCCATAAATGAATTTCCAATCTAAATAATCTCCAATCTTCTACAGTGATCTTGGGCTATAACAGGCTACGTGccgtgtttttttaaatagcgCAGCTCTCTCTTGCGTTTTCAGCAACATTGTTTACATCTGTGCTTCTCAGAGTGGGCTCCAGGGCTCCATGAAGTATAGGCAGGGGGTCTGtgaatttcattcattcttctttattattcttGTTTATTACTGTAATCTGTAACCCaccaacattttttaataaaatggattCTGTGGGTGTAAAGTTCAGGGGAAAAAGGCGTCTccaataaacagacaaaatattattgtacacgtTGAAGTACTGTGCCTGAGAAAAATTTTTGaattgtttgtaaaataaatctgtatgaAGTGGtctattgaatttttttcttttttttttttttttttttttttttaaaagagctAAAGGGGTCCCCAAgtgtaaaaagtttgagaagccCTGGTGTACATTGTGTACAGTGAGACAGAATTGTCCTTCTGGTTTTTCTACCTATTATTcctaaatttacataaaaatataataatctcCAAATGTATATTCTCataatgagattattataaatcaaatatattttcCAGCCTGTTTTTAGgtgcttttacacatttcaagtttaagattttcttattctattggcagatcattttgcttcttacTATAAACAGTAcatgtaaagcttgaaattagaaaaaacaaaaacagatgtCTATAAACAGGTTTAAACCTAAATTggtttatactatatatttgctttattgTGATCCTTAATCTGGAAAAAAGAGTTAAATTTAATAtgcactacatggccaaaagtttgtgtgcccctgaccatcacacccatatgtgcttgttgagcatctcattccagatttattcccccccgtgtttgctgttataataagctccgctcttctgggaagctttccactagatgttggagcgtggctgtggggatttgtgttcattcagctacaagagcattagtgagatcaggcgctgatgttggtgaggaggtctggggttcagtcggtgttccagttcatcccaaaggtgttcagtggggttgaggtcagggctctgtgcaggacactcgagttcttccactccaaccttcacacaccatgtcttcatggagctcgctttgtgtacagtcatgctgaaacaggaaagagccttccccaaattgttgcaACAAAGTACATAAACattccccttcactggaactaagaaacCCAACCCTGTGAAACAGCCCCAGACCACCACACTTCACCGTTGGCACTTTGTAGTCCAGTAGGTAGCGTTCTCCTCAGACTCCAGACAACACGTTTCCACCACTCCAGAGTCCAGTGTCGGCGCTTTACACTGCTCCAACGGACATCGTGCATGgtgatcttaggcttgtgtgcagctgctcggccCTGAGAGCCCATTTCATGAAGGTCCCAAtgcacagttcttgtgctgatgttgcttccagatGCAGTTTGGAATGCTGTAGTGAGTGATGCAGCAGAGGATAGGTGATTTTGATGCACTGTGCACTTCAGCAATCCCACTTCTGCTTCTGTGAGTTTAGCTGGTCTACTGCTTCGTGGCTGAGCTGTTCTTGCTCCAATAACAGTGCTTACAGTTGACCAGGGCAGAGTTAGCAGTGTAGAAATGTCACACGCTGATTTGTGGTAAAGGCGGCATCCTGTCACAGTGGCACGTTTAAAGTTCCTGAGCTCTTCAGTATCACCTATTCTACTGCCAATGTCTGTCTATGGAGACTGCATGTGCTGAAACATCCGCACTCAGTCGTTAagggggtgcacatacttttggccatacagggTCTTTTCATTTGCTAAGATGACAATCATGTACCCTtcagataaatgaacacattttggTAACTGTTGATGTCActagatattttttttgtccagccTGTTGTGTAGAAATGACTTTGTAGATGTTGAAGTCACTAATTATATGCAGAGCTGGTGCACAAGACCACCATCAGTCAGAGTCATAATGCACCATTAacccaaataaacacacacacacacacacacacacacacacacacacacaaacaaaatgatCATCATGCAAAGCCGTGTTTTTTCCTGGACTAACTATTGCTTTTTATTTCGCTAGTGTGGAGGTTCAGCTCAAGTAGACAAACTTCTGAAAATTCAAGTACAATACAAATTTCAGCTCCCTGCTTCCGCCCGGATATAAAACTCCTCTCGTCTTTGTTCcgtgggtttgtttttttttttttgtttgttttgttttttttaataataacagcaataataattataataacaacaacaacaacaactccaCCTGGAACAGCACCAAAGACATGGACCTACAcctgagaaagagagggatCAGTTCATCcgtccattcatccatccatccatccgtcccaTCAGTCCGTTCTGTTCATTCGTTCATATTCCActcagagcatgtgtgtgtgtgtgtgtgtgtgtgtgtgtgtgtgtgtgtgtgtgtgtgtgtgtgtgtgtatgcgtccacacacacgtaaacacttTCCCCTCCCTGTCCACAGCAATtaaggtctgtgtgtgtaaacattagCAAAACAAGGAGAGAAAGCATCCAGGCCAGggatgttattattaattatattccGAATAGTcaattgccaaaaaaaaaaaaaaaaaagaaaagaaaaaaaatataaatcaaaccCCCGCCccccgcaaaaaaaaaaaaaaaaaaggtaaagagCTGTTCTTTCTTATTGGTTAAGCCTGCAGTCCATGCGTACGAGGTGCTTCAGTGTGACATCACAGTCCAGCGTCATCCGAGTGACATCACAGCTTCCTCTTTAGATCCCCGCTCTGGCTTTGATTGACATCTGAAACAGGAAACGGTGATCAatccccaaaacaaaacacacatccgagaagagagagaaagaggaaacaaCGATCAACACTAGAAAACATGCAACCACCACCAGACGAACACACAACAGCCACCAGGCaagcagggagagagagagagagagagagagagagagggagagagagagagagagagagggaacgaGGGAGCGATTACCTGAGAAAGCGAGCTGCAAGTGCGGAGGCAGAGCAGCACCTGACATGAGACCCTTTAACAGATCTGAGGAGACAGAcggagaaacagacagacagacagacagagagagagagagagagagagagagaaagaaagagcaggaCGACAGGAAGCAGTTTTACACAGCAGTTAAACAGGAAAAAGAGACAGGACACAGAGGAAAGAGATACATTTCAGCAGGGAAAACATGGAACATGAACACAAAGAAGAACGAAGGAACAAAATGAATATAACAACGtatagaaacaaaacaaaacaaaaactagaACGCTACAATATTCAACATCAGCAGGAGAGACGAGCAAAGACAAGACGAGGACACAGAGATCACGCAGTATCTCACAAAGCGTCCTAGTTTACAGATTTGCATGTGGATTTGTGTAGATAAAAACAATCCTGACATTATTCAACTCCATTCACACGCTTCagacaaatgtgtgtatggAGTTGAAACTCGGGCGCTTCGCCTTTtagggctgctttcacacttttttacAGAACGATCGCAGTCCAGAGCGCtaactcagtggttaagacgttgaaCTAGTGATCAGAAAGTCAGGAGCTCaaaccccagcaccaccaagctgccacttgagcaagacccttaaccctcaactgcccCGATGTATAAACGAGATAAACGCAAGTCGCTCGGGAGAAGGACGTCTGCCAAACGCCGTAAATGTGAACGTAGCTCGTATCGGCTAACTAACTATCCTAGCGTGCTCTCTAGATTAGAGAGATTTATTATTCTCAGTAATGCAGGTGAATTAAAGACTGGCACTGACGAGATTGTTTGTCTTTGATGTAGCAGGCAGAAAACGGAGAGAATCAGTGAAAGTAAGACGTCACATCACGTACCGGTGAACGCCCCAAACACACACGCTGTAATTTTCAGTTACACTGCAACGCTGGAATATTGATAATGAAATATAGGCACTTTGTCGTCTAACATGCAACCTGATTGTTCAGgaggcaataaataaataaataaataaataaataaataaagcagctgGCATCAGTCTTTGCTTTTCTGTTACTGCTTCCTGTTGGATAAAGTTAAAAACGTATAACAGGAAGGGGAGGCGGGGTgaattgggattttttttttttttttttgcagagatGCACTCTATAAAATTCCTATTTCAATACCGATAACACTCATctgtttatgcaaatgagctccATTAGGATTATTTTCCATCTTAAGCTCATGGTTAGCTGAGAGAAGGAAAACGGTAAAAGGGACGTCTTTTTTACGGTTTTTAATCGTGAAAGGAACTCCTGATCTCCAGGTTTCGTCTGATACTCGGAGCTCTGAAACCTGGACCAGTGTTTATGAATAAGCAGATGcataaacatctaaaaaaatgaTAGATGAAGCAACGTTGGGAGTTCTGTGACGTGGAGAATCCTCGACTAGTGAGAAGCCGTGTTCTTTAATACGTTTGATTTTTGTGTATGTGGCCATGATCGCCTGGGAGCTTCCTCCCCCTCCCTGACCTTTAATTTTGCAACAGTAACCCTGCTGTGtagtttggtgtgtgtgtgagagtgtgtgtgtgtgtgtgtgtgtgtgtgtgtgtgtgtgtgtgtgtgtgatgctcaCTGGGCTGTAGGCTGTATCCTGAGCTGCTTTGGTTAGCAGTGTTAGCTCCAGCGCTAGTTCCTGTCACAGTGGGCAGGTTCAGCAGGCCGGGGAAGGCGAAGGGCAGGGAGACGGGAGTGATTCCTCCCAGCATTCCGAAGTTCAGCGGGAGGTTCGGAGCGCCGGGACCCAGCAGACTGGCGCTGGACGACGGCACCTGCGCACCGAGAAACACAGCAACACGATCAGGAACCGGAACAACAAAGCTGCCAAGTGCTGCTCCTGTAAACTTTCTTAAGTTACACAGCTTTCTTCTTTATTCACAACACACTCTTTTGAAACTCGAGATGTGTGAAAGAGACACAGTATAATTCCTAAACTCCTAATTTAGTTttgatttcaaaacatttccaaatattttaatttaataaactcATGGACACTCTCCTGTACCTGTGCTAGCTGAGGAGCCGTTGCTGAGGAAACAGTCACCAGTGGCTTTGCCCCCTGATTAGCCACGCCTGCTGGCCTCTGCCGCGGCCCGTGATTGGCCGAGCCGGCTGAGGGGGAGGTGTGCTTGGTGATCGGGGTGGAAGTGCTTGTTAGGACGCTGCTGTTCACCTGAGAGGGAGTCTTCTGCTGCCCCACGGGAGTGCTGTAACTGGCGCCGACGCCCGAGAACCCCGTGTGGAAGCCTGCGGTTTTAGGAGAGAACTGATGCATGCTGGGTAACGTAGGCGTCCTGGAGAGGGCGGGTGAGGGGGAGCTGACAGGCGTCACCCGCGGAGTGAGCTTGAGGATGGGAGAGTTGGAGCTGTGGGGCGATTTGGTGAGCGTGGCCTGCATCGGCGTGACGAACGTCGACTGCTGCTGTGGCTGTTGGTGCTGATGCTGTGGCGGCTGCGGTTTGGGCTGAGACGGAGACGGAGACGGGGAGGAGGAGATTTTGGGCTGCGTTTTAGCGTTGAGGTGCgaggaagcagaagaagagGAAGCGGATGAAGAAAACGAAGAGGAAGATATGGGCAGTGCCGTTGAGTGAGACTGAGATGACGGCGTCGTGCTGCCCGCACCGATTCGACCGATGGTACTGCTATTATTGCCGGGTTTGTGGTGGCCTGGGGGTGTGGCCATGGGAGAATTTAAGCTCTTGTGAGGCGGGATAAGGGGCGAGGCAGTGGGCGGCGGCCTCGGTTTAGGTGGAGATGTTGCACTCGTCTTGTTGCTGTTGCCTGCAGCGATGGTCGTAGCGATGGGTCGCTGCGGCGGCGTCAGACTGTGTCTCTGCACCTGAGTCAGACCGACCGCTCCAACCTTTGTTCCTCCTATTCCGTCACTCCGGATGGAGggagaaacagacacagatgGAGGCCGAGAGATAGCTGGAGAGGGAGAAGAGctagaggaggaggtggaggagacaAAAATTGGGCCACCAGTGGCCGGAGAAGCAGACGCAGTGGTATTGATGATGCTCTTTTTAGGAAGCACAGGGGTGGAGGAGCTGATGGAGGAGGCGGGGCCGAGTGTAGAGCCCGAGTTAACAGGTTTAACAGCCTCAGGGGAGGGCGGGCTGTTGGACTGGATTAACCCCTTGGCGGCGCTGCTGAGCAGAGCCAGAGCATGCGAGATGGAGTCCAGAGACGGGGCTCCGCCCAAATCCTCATCCAGAGAGTCCGACAGGCAGATGGGCTCCGAGGGGGAGGGGGGCCGCTGAGGGAGGGGCACCTGGGGAGAGGGCGTGGCAGTGGGCGTGGTCGACTGCTGGAGCCAAACGCCATCCTGAGActagagagagaaggagaaatagaaattaataaacattttattactttgCTAACACGAGGCTAATTACATACCATGCTAGTGAATTTACcagttaacattagctagcaaaTCTGGCTACCTACTTAATATCAGTGGAGCTTTTACGTTAGCTTTTAAGTTGTGTAAGTAAAACTGATATTTCAGTCCAAGCACtacaacaagacaaaaacatgaagaagaagaagaaaaaaaaaaagctagttgCGAGGTCACATGATCGTCGATGACAACCTGAGATGTTTTGTGGTTGCTTAGCTGATTGCACACTTTAAAATCCTGCTAGAatttcatctttaaaaaatgattaaagaaaGAATTAAGAGCACACACTGGCAGGTGAACAAGACAttgtgatttaaataaatttaaaaaataaaaaaaaaaaaaaaggcagatggTTTAATGATGAGCTTTAACATAATGTCTAGCTCCGCCCTCGTTGATTTAAGGATGCTCATCACGCTGCAAAACCAGGACGTGCTTTTCCTCGCTTCCTCTGAACACAAATGCATGATCAGGCTGTTCTTCAAACGACACACCGTATACATACTGACCTAGTTTTGTAATCTGTGTGAGAGTATTGTAGTGAAGAGAATAATAGTTTTGTTTATtccctcgtgtgtgtgtgtgtgtgtgtgtgtgtgtgtgtggggcttaCTTTTGGTTTAGCTTTGGGAGTCTTCTTCACTCTGCAAAacagacaaatacacacaaacacacaccatttagCAGCCAAATACACATTTCTAATGTGTGAATGAGCAGCTCAAACTCACAGCCTCTGTCTCAAATGAtagaaaatctttaaaaaataaataaataaatactagaaGTGTTAACACAGTGTGGTCTCAGAGCTGAAGGGATTCCCAGAACGCTATCACGAGAGCACATCAGTCTGAACACCAAGAAATGGACGTGAGCCATAATGTGGTTTGCAGACGCAACATtcaaatgagtgtgtaatgaacTAAAGTGTAGCGTTATCTGTAACACATCGCCAGAGATCATTAGGGAGGAGATCTTCGTTATGAAGGACGTTGTTATGAAGGAGGAAGTCGTTAGGGAGGAGATCTTCATTTAGAAGGACGTTGTTATGAAGGAGGAAGTCGTTAGGGAGGAGATCTTCGTTATGAAGGACATTGTCATGAAGGAGGAGGGAGGTGGGGAGGTGGTTGTAACGTTTATACAGACACGCATCTCCTACGTTTAGGAGTTTAGTGCAAGCTCCACAAAGCTCAATCCTGCTCAAGAAGGTTTCTGGAATATTAGTTAGTGCTAGATGTGTTAGAAGCTGGAGCTGAACTCTGcagacaaactgcattttttttgttttgttttgtttaaaccaCACGAGATCAGTACATTTGAGGAAaatcaaagagtcgactcacgTGTTTCCTGTGAGGTGGCCGTGGGCCATGCGGCTCTCTTTAATCAGCATCCTGTAAAACACCACACAACAGGAAGTGAGTGCGCTTCACAACACCTCACTCTCACAGGCACAGTAATGATGTAAATATGCACAGGTACACTGAAACGTGAGGCTGGAACAGACAGTGATGGAAgagctgttattaaaaaaaaataaaaatcacacactcacacactcacacactcacacactcacacactcacacactcacacactcacacactcacacactcacacactcacacactcacacactcacacactcacctggcCTGCATCCAGCCTTTGGGCCAGAGGGGTTTCACCTCGGTCTCCATAAAGGCTTTGAGGTAGTCTTCAGGAGAGGGAGAGCTCTGACCCTCAGCCTCATAACAGCCTAGCTTCGCTCGGACCAGATTACACAGCAGagccctaacacacacacacacacacacacacacacacacacacacacacacatatatattagaaagaaaaaaattagagaGCGATACACAGTATGACAGCACATCAATTCACGTGTCTCTCAGGACAATAACGAATCAGCGAAACCTGAGGTTCTACCTGAGTTTATCGTCCCACACAAACTTCTTGCGAGGTCCCATCACCCGTTTGCCCGGCctctcctcgtcctcctcctctgaGCCGTTCTTCTCGCCCTCCTCCGACTGCTGCCtggagttcacacacacacacacacacacacacaacaagaatgttaaaggaacagtttCTTTACCTTCTTTACCTTAAAGGAAAGTTATCTTTCCCTCAAACGTAGTTGATCAGAagctgaagtttgcttctttagcttTAGAGTTAACTTTAGAGTTACGAGGCTACAAATGGAAATTAAAGATGCATCGATACTGATATCAGGTATCAGTCTAAAATCCTCCGATATCAACACGATCATGTATCATGTATGTCTGAACGTATTTTACAGTTAACGATCAAAGCAAACAgcgctctgtgaaaatatcaagaggcaCCACAGCATCTTCCTGCAATACAAGTCACCTGATAAAAATCTTAAACACAGCAGGAAAAAAGTCTCTGATGACGCTAAATAACATCTCTTGACCAGGACGTTGTTCTTGAAGATCAGCCGCTATCGTGATTGACAGCAGGGGATTCTGACTCAgcgaaaacaaaaacatactttaCTTAGAGCTGTACAGAAGAACTCGATGCAAGCTAACGAATGCGGCTCGCTAACGTACTTCCTTTAAAATCAACTCGCTAACGTTACAGTAAGGAGCCAAGTAGCCcaagtgcatgaacacacacatacacacacatgtgctcTTTTCATGAACGCTGTTTAAACCGGAGAAACACAAAtggagataaataaaatgttctgttaCGTCCTTGAGTGATTATTACTCACCTTGGTAACAGTATCGATAccaagaaaaatgtttaaagatgacaGGAAGTCGCACTATATCCTAAACCACATCACAGATATTTACAGGAAAGGTTTTGGAAATCGCACACACTTCATTTATCTCTGAACGGTTCTTCTTTATGACGTCGTTATAAAACGTCAGACTCCAATCCACACTGATAGTAAGTGATCAACCAAGGGCGTGCTTACTTTGCCACTTTGGCCAGACAGTCCATGTTGTAGCGGGCGATCTGCTCGGGCATGGCGCTGCAGACGGCCAGCTTGAGTTTGAGCAGCGGGTTCCTCAGCCTGTCGTCCTGCACGTTCAGACTGAGCTTCTTCAGTCGCTTCAGCAGGGCCTCCTTATTACACGGCACGAAGGCCTCCAGGTGGGAGTACACGGCCGCACGCACGTCAACCGGCTGCTCCTGCACCTGCAGCTCAATGCTgcgagagcacacacacacacacacacaacacacaacacacacacacacagagagagagagagagagagagagagagaaaaggacagGGAAagagtaaattaaaatatataactgATAATCCTGATAACTAGAACGTGCTAAAATTAGAGAATTCTtacatctgattggctgaaaggtgtgcatttttttaatattaataattttaattcttCAACGACAAAATCACTGGCTGTGAACTGTGACTATACGTAGATTATTTTAGATTTGTCAAAGCCCATTGGCTTAGCAAGAACCCTTATCCTAGCGTTAGCATCACAATGAGTTATGGGATCTGAAGtagttcaggttttttttggtGGATTTTGTGCTGAACAGGACAGAACCCGTTTCAGCCAGCTCTTCAAATTCAGCGATCGAGTTACGTCATTACTCTCGGATCAGCGAGTTCAACTGTTGTATTTGTGGTAAtctatttggaaaaaaaaaaatctgttcgaAAAAAATCTGCTAAAATGAATCTGTTCAAATTCATTcaaaatattcaattcaaaagAATCAGTTCAAACCGTTACAAAACAATCTGTTTGAATGAATCTGTTTGAAAGAATCGGCTCAAATGAATCTCTTCAAATTCATTCAAAAGAATATGAATCAGTCGATCTGTGCTCCTCTACACGGTGTTATTAAATCTCTAAAGAGACACCGAGTGTTTGAGGAAATTATATAATAGAGTCGATGTTTTGTGCGAGCGAGCGGGACAGGATGTGATCAGTGTGAGAtttacaacaaacacaaactcactCCAGCAGGATGTTGTTCATGTCCAGCGTGAAGAACTTCTTCCTCCCCTCCATGTCAAACTGCCGAGAcgcctgtaaaacacacacacacacgcacacacacacgcgcacacgcacgcgcacacgcacgcgcacgcgcacgcgcacgcgcacacacacacgcacacacacacgcacgcacacacgcacgcacacacacacgcgcacacacacgcacaccttaAGCACTAACACAGATATACATGTCTGGAGATCAGCTCTAATGAAAACACACATGACGTCTTTAATAAACCTGCCTTCAGTCATctgagcagctgtgtgtgtgtgtgtgtgtgtgtgtgtgtgtgtgtgtgtgtgagagagaaatacCATATCATACTTCACCCACctcatcacattttttcctctactgcttctctctctcactcactctctctctctcactctctctctctcactctctctctctcactctctctctctcactctctctctctcactctctctctcactctctctctctcactctctctctctcaccctctctctctcaccctctctctcaccctctctctctacctctctcctTTCCACATCTTCCGgctcttttctctctgactcgttctgtatctctctctccctctctctctctctccctccctctctctctctctctctctctttctctctctctctctctctctccctccctccaccACACTCGCCTCTCTACACTTCACACTTTATTTACTCTCGCCGTCTCTCCGTCCTCCTCCTTCCTCCGCCTCCTGGATGCACAGAacagttcagtgttttttttctctcactctaacacacctgagaagaagtgtgtgtgtgtgtgtgtgtgtgtgtgtgtgtgtgtgtgtgtgtgtgtgatgtagtatCTGGTGTTTAGAGTTCAGacacattaaaatacatatCATTCTCACCTCAAATCTAGTCCATCACTCAGTAAACAGATTAGATAGATTAGACAGATTAGGCTAATATGGTCTAATAAAAATAACGTGCTTTTATTCTGGTTTAAATGTGACCTCACTAAACACTGCTTCTTTTCTTTAATGTGCCTTAAAAcgtaagaaaaataaataacacgtaaatataaataataatgaattatatGAAACTATTTTCTATAGAAATCATTTCAGACTAGTTGCATTacaagtaaattaaaaaaaaaatgatgatacCCTTCCAAAAAACTGCTAgataacacataaataaataatattaataaataaataaatgtgaaaaaatgtaaatatagaagtgaattatttactgtataaataaaggcttagataaatagaaataaatatgtagataaaaacaaataataaaaataaattaaaactgaaaacattagtaaataaactaaaaaaaaataaaaaaatattcgcTAAGTAAATTGTAAAAGTctgacaaataataaaatcaataaataaaataataaacaaatctt
This region includes:
- the ubn2b gene encoding ubinuclein-2b isoform X1, with the protein product MADPRKVPFVTLASFNTSTPVPESKKRRREEEGEGGLQQHGRDGGLFSNGKSSGTDCSAAGSAECRSTVRLSLSLSEPSDKGSTEFSYTELIQQATQQVRKAPEGLTPALDPNDPLADQDRERREVEALARKFESKYGGTGKKKKKDRMQDLIDIGYGYDETDPFIDNSEAYDELVPASLTTKLGGFYINTGTLQFRPASESEDEDRSKDGNHFKKLKDGEERVIKRRKKKDGTLEEKKPRKNRVSKQGVSALNRPEKKKRKKLMKDSLSLAAMIRRFTREKEEMRKKNPASAAVTAAPGTAAGLKPPNVNRTVLNSHSVAPGNDLADLTNDPAVIPLLGSANDDMLQDLMDELDFSLLDPPELSSLEGQGENGNAAVQRAAAAAAAAAGASAGRVQRTGLIPPPPLPSGLPAPLAKRIEDLRAASRQFDMEGRKKFFTLDMNNILLDIELQVQEQPVDVRAAVYSHLEAFVPCNKEALLKRLKKLSLNVQDDRLRNPLLKLKLAVCSAMPEQIARYNMDCLAKVAKQQSEEGEKNGSEEEDEERPGKRVMGPRKKFVWDDKLRALLCNLVRAKLGCYEAEGQSSPSPEDYLKAFMETEVKPLWPKGWMQARMLIKESRMAHGHLTGNTVKKTPKAKPKSQDGVWLQQSTTPTATPSPQVPLPQRPPSPSEPICLSDSLDEDLGGAPSLDSISHALALLSSAAKGLIQSNSPPSPEAVKPVNSGSTLGPASSISSSTPVLPKKSIINTTASASPATGGPIFVSSTSSSSSSPSPAISRPPSVSVSPSIRSDGIGGTKVGAVGLTQVQRHSLTPPQRPIATTIAAGNSNKTSATSPPKPRPPPTASPLIPPHKSLNSPMATPPGHHKPGNNSSTIGRIGAGSTTPSSQSHSTALPISSSSFSSSASSSSASSHLNAKTQPKISSSPSPSPSQPKPQPPQHQHQQPQQQSTFVTPMQATLTKSPHSSNSPILKLTPRVTPVSSPSPALSRTPTLPSMHQFSPKTAGFHTGFSGVGASYSTPVGQQKTPSQVNSSVLTSTSTPITKHTSPSAGSANHGPRQRPAGVANQGAKPLVTVSSATAPQLAQVPSSSASLLGPGAPNLPLNFGMLGGITPVSLPFAFPGLLNLPTVTGTSAGANTANQSSSGYSLQPNLLKGLMSGAALPPHLQLAFSDVNQSQSGDLKRKL
- the ubn2b gene encoding ubinuclein-2b isoform X2 translates to MADPRKVPFVTLASFNTSTPVPESKKRRREEEGEGGLQQHGRDGGLFSNGKSSGTDCSAAGSAECRSTVRLSLSLSEPSDKGSTEFSYTELIQQATQQVRKAPEGLTPALDPNDPLADQDRERREVEALARKFESKYGGTGKKKKKDRMQDLIDIGYGYDETDPFIDNSEAYDELVPASLTTKLGGFYINTGTLQFRPASESEDEDRSKDGNHFKLKDGEERVIKRRKKKDGTLEEKKPRKNRVSKQGVSALNRPEKKKRKKLMKDSLSLAAMIRRFTREKEEMRKKNPASAAVTAAPGTAAGLKPPNVNRTVLNSHSVAPGNDLADLTNDPAVIPLLGSANDDMLQDLMDELDFSLLDPPELSSLEGQGENGNAAVQRAAAAAAAAAGASAGRVQRTGLIPPPPLPSGLPAPLAKRIEDLRAASRQFDMEGRKKFFTLDMNNILLDIELQVQEQPVDVRAAVYSHLEAFVPCNKEALLKRLKKLSLNVQDDRLRNPLLKLKLAVCSAMPEQIARYNMDCLAKVAKQQSEEGEKNGSEEEDEERPGKRVMGPRKKFVWDDKLRALLCNLVRAKLGCYEAEGQSSPSPEDYLKAFMETEVKPLWPKGWMQARMLIKESRMAHGHLTGNTVKKTPKAKPKSQDGVWLQQSTTPTATPSPQVPLPQRPPSPSEPICLSDSLDEDLGGAPSLDSISHALALLSSAAKGLIQSNSPPSPEAVKPVNSGSTLGPASSISSSTPVLPKKSIINTTASASPATGGPIFVSSTSSSSSSPSPAISRPPSVSVSPSIRSDGIGGTKVGAVGLTQVQRHSLTPPQRPIATTIAAGNSNKTSATSPPKPRPPPTASPLIPPHKSLNSPMATPPGHHKPGNNSSTIGRIGAGSTTPSSQSHSTALPISSSSFSSSASSSSASSHLNAKTQPKISSSPSPSPSQPKPQPPQHQHQQPQQQSTFVTPMQATLTKSPHSSNSPILKLTPRVTPVSSPSPALSRTPTLPSMHQFSPKTAGFHTGFSGVGASYSTPVGQQKTPSQVNSSVLTSTSTPITKHTSPSAGSANHGPRQRPAGVANQGAKPLVTVSSATAPQLAQVPSSSASLLGPGAPNLPLNFGMLGGITPVSLPFAFPGLLNLPTVTGTSAGANTANQSSSGYSLQPNLLKGLMSGAALPPHLQLAFSDVNQSQSGDLKRKL